One Legionella lansingensis genomic region harbors:
- a CDS encoding terminase small subunit-like protein: protein MSATPKNKTGRPTDYTPELAKEICDTIASNSAGVKRLCKENPDWPSHNTIYRWLANFPEFRDQYAQAKKCQIDLLVDEILEIADDSSNDYLVYEQGNVSCNSEWIARSRLRIDTRKWLASKLVPKVYGTLKQIDNPPPLSVIERLLFNDIKHSSD, encoded by the coding sequence ATGAGCGCAACCCCCAAAAACAAAACAGGTCGGCCAACCGATTACACCCCCGAGTTAGCAAAAGAAATCTGTGACACCATTGCCTCGAATAGCGCAGGGGTTAAAAGGCTTTGTAAAGAAAACCCTGACTGGCCTAGCCACAATACTATATATCGTTGGTTGGCCAATTTTCCTGAATTTCGTGACCAATACGCACAAGCAAAAAAATGCCAAATTGACCTATTAGTAGATGAAATATTAGAAATTGCTGATGACTCATCTAATGATTATCTAGTTTATGAACAAGGCAATGTAAGTTGTAATAGTGAATGGATTGCTCGTTCTCGATTGCGGATTGATACTCGCAAATGGTTGGCATCTAAACTTGTACCTAAGGTATATGGAACTTTAAAACAGATTGATAATCCTCCTCCCCTAAGCGTAATTGAAAGATTGTTATTTAATGACATCAAACATAGCTCGGATTAG